A genomic region of Carettochelys insculpta isolate YL-2023 chromosome 7, ASM3395843v1, whole genome shotgun sequence contains the following coding sequences:
- the PPRC1 gene encoding peroxisome proliferator-activated receptor gamma coactivator-related protein 1 isoform X3, which translates to MAALWGAGAAAGSRGPRRGRSGSRSRGGARRGGSGSEPAPAPPPQCCSLEEDESGQHWAPPGSDVIMEADEMLGTMQSYFDSSVISILEDFSSLNESKACLDAPNELSLLTAITEILDSTDDETLSPFDTAMDSELLALPRERESSSAEPGPLGLPWDCPLNCLEEPAKPKPCPSRRPRAERKLPKPPPQRSDGEEEEAASPGQAAGGAMAGALLESPVELCVVAASEEVAWPDDSEAPCIISTADGSLSELVRSMHPYCLPTRSVGLDPAGEPAPKELLPGPLVLEVVPGSGEHLEIPLVLQQRGPGAWLPAKEAVASECPAEGEDAREPSPPCTVVPEGAPAQGGETEGSGRAPQKEPPRPTQARKSPRGAAPEAQARARPKAQLRESSPAVPAGRRRQGAEKGRGRERARKSRKKQREVLQKGPGPPHRLGSVPLGQPPASQPSPSRAARPSTQVSAFLEQQLEQAKKEGQMELRSARARPRAVASGGALQRKGHPELQKQLEAKGPDLQAAVQDAGAPRPSEHAVPSSGQRLAAVGPGPGEQGEGSASLETSPRNAEEAAPRSPQEAERAEAGAAAWPPKPRALSLTEYRLRMLHRLPGGGQRKEGESQAVSKWPRVPEPPKELADIPCLMAPVGPPPVPPAQPGEMPSTQNGPEKPSSLNVTAPPASQAPAGPAQPRGMPSSQSSAEKPCPPAPPAGPAQPRGMPSSQSGAEKPCPPAPPAGPAQPRGMPSSQSGAEKPCPPAPPAGPAQPVPAPVPLGLKLPFLPPALGSAPAPLLPAATTAYALCPPVPSWPCFGPPPASYPSLPPPPPASGSPSAFHLLPGLPPPAPPLPHFNPGTPCAPLGWPLGPQPPYWPGVPVPPPVVYSDPGAKPFPASPLPEGALAGSTACANVSAPVPSGHAPLAFTPQPTRPLPASQPTSAAPALQCAAQPSARAASGQACDPRKRSRPVGESPPPRPVGQPAAPAPREAPAPRPVGQPAAPAPREAPTPWPAGESPAAQPLRREPLDPLSPGEAAAPGKVPVPSPLEGAQPDSKAVAPRKPQPDPPAVPRRAAAGSRRREESQAAKLVPARRGRHQSLVSQAQAGASKDMVQAFISEIGIEASDLSSLLEQFEKTEATKEELHVRRPSDRPAAGKAGSESHQDRSPLDSLQAQAPELANVAGLTPPATPPHQLWKPLAAVSLLGKARSSGAVPPEGSLRSAKQSKLGGKGPPPSHVGSGDHDYCARGTAQPEEGPRLPSTPAAPVLGSRWNVKHHQDIAIKPPSCLAPRTLGSDSSEPLDHRTTAWSQAAAGRSSPPTSVLLSPAASPCRDEAPRTRDLQPAVQRSLRCYRRRGRSPSPRDRASRSFSSTSNGASTSSSSSSSSSSSSSRSRSRSRSPSPPPKRWRSRYRSRRSRSSHSSRSSCGSCGRSRDRSSSASTARSSSASCSRSRSPAPHRRSARRRRFDYCDPPDRCQRQKVLHKERAIEERRVVFIGKIPSRMSRAELRHRFSVFGDIEECTLHFRAEGDNYGFVTYHSAEEAFAAIESGHKLRRPDEQPFDLCFGGRRQFCRRNYADLDSNREDFDPAPVKSKFDSLDFDTLLKQAQRNLRR; encoded by the exons TGCTGCTCCCTGGAGGAAGATGAGTCCGGCCAGCACTGGGCTCCCCCGGGCAGCGATGTGATCATGGAGGCCGACGAGATGCTGGGCACGATGCAGAGCTACTTCGACTCCTCTGTGATCTCCATCCTTGAGGACTTCAGCTCCCTGAACGAG AGCAAGGCCTGCCTCGACGCCCCAAACGAGCTGTCCTTGCTGACAGCCATCACCGAGATCCTGGACAGCACGGACGACGAGACCTTGTCTCCCTTTGACACGGCCATGGACTCGGAACTGCTGGCATTGCCCCGTGAGCGGGAGAGTTCTTCG GCGGAGCCGGGCCCCTTGGGTCTGCCCTGGGACTGTCCACTAAACTGCCTGGAAGAGCCAGCCAAGCCAAAGCCCTGCCCCAGTCGAAGGCCGCGGGCTGAGCGCAAGCTCCCCAAGCCCCCACCACAGCGCAgcgatggggaggaggaggaggcggccagcccagggcaggccGCTGGCGGGGCGATGGCTGGGGCCCTGCTGGAGAGCCCGGTGGAGTTGTGTGTGGTGGCTGCGAGCGAGGAGGTAGCCTGGCCAGACGACAGCGAGGCTCCCTGCATCATTAGCACGGCAGACGGGTCGCTCAGCGAGCTGGTGAGGTCCATGCACCCGTACTGCCTGCCCACGCGCTCGGTGGGCCTGGACCCGGCCGGTGAGCCGGCGCCGAAGGAGCTCTTACCTGGCCCGCTTGTGCTGGAGGTCGTGCCGGGCTCAGGCGAGCACTTGGAGATcccactggtcctgcagcagcGGGGCCCAGGAGCCTGGCTTCCAGCGAAAGAGGCAGTGGCCAGCGAGTGCCCAGCCGAGGGGGAAGATGCCCGGGAGCCGTCGCCTCCATGCACCGTGGTGCCGGAGGGAGCTCCTGCCCAGGGGGGTGAGACTGAGGGCTCCGGCAGGGCCCCCCAAAAGGAGCCTCCCCGTCCGACCCAGGCCAGAAAGTCCCCCCGAGGGGCAGCCCCCGAAGCACAGGCCAGAGCGAGGCCCAAAGCCCAGCTCCGGGAGAGCAGCCCAGCGGTGCCGGCAGGCAGGAGGCGCCAGGGCGCTGAGAAGGGCCGCGGACGCGAGCGGGCCAGGAAAAGCCGGAAAAAGCAGAGAGAGGTGCTGCAGAAGGGCCCAGGCCCGCCCCACAGGCTTGGCTCCGTGCCCTTGGGGCAgccgccagccagccagccctcccccagccgggccgCTCGGCCCTCCACGCAGGTGTCCGccttcctggagcagcagctggagcaggctaAGAAGGAGGGGCAGATGGAGCTGCGATCGGCCAGAGCGAGGCCTAGGGCGGTGGCCTCGGGGGGCGCCCTGCAGAGGAAGGGTCACCCtgagctgcagaagcagctggaGGCCAAAGGGCCCGAcctgcaggcagctgtgcaggACGCTGGGGCCCCAAGGCCCTCAGAACATGCTGTGCCCAGCTccgggcagcggctggctgctgtgggacccggccctggggagcagggcgaGGGGAGCGCCAGCCTGGAGACCAGCCCCCGCAATGCCGAGGAGGCAGCTCCCCGGAGCCCACAGGAAGCAGAGCGGGCTGAGGCGGGAGCTGCTGCTTGGCCGCCCAAGCCCAGGGCGCTCAGCCTGACGGAGTACCGGCTGCGGATGCTGCACCGCCTGCCTGGCGGGGGCCAGAGGAAGGAGGGGGAGTCGCAGGCAGTCAGCAAGTGGCCCAGAGTTCCCGAGCCCCCCAAAGAGCTGGCGGATATCCCCTGCCTGATGGCACCTGTGGGCCCCCCACCcgtgccccctgcccagcccgggGAGATGCCCAGCACCCAGAACGGCCCAGAGAAACCCTCCAGCTTGAATGtcactgctcctccagccagccaggcaccagcagggcctgcccagcccagggggatgcccagctcccagaGCAGTGCAGAGAAACCCTGCCcgcctgctcctccagccgggcctgcccagcccagggggatgcccagctcccagaGCGGTGCAGAGAAACCCTGCCcgcctgctcctccagccgggcctgcccagcccagggggatgcccagctcccagaGCGGTGCAGAGAAACCCTGCCcgcctgctcctccagccgggcctGCCCAGCCTGTACCAGCTCCGGTGCCGCTGGGACTCAAGCTGCCTTTCCTCCCGCCTGCCCTGGGGTCAGCTCCTGCaccgctcctgccagctgccaccactgcctatGCCCTGTGCCCACCAGTGCCTTCCTGGCCTTGCTTTGGCCCCCCGCCTGCCAGCTACCCCAGTCTGCCTCCACCACCGCCTGCCAGCGGGTCACCCAGCGCCTTTCACCTGCTGCctggcctgccccctcctgcaccaccccttccccacttcaACCCAGGCACGCCGTGTGCCCCTCTGGGCTGGCCCCTGGGCCCCCAGCCTCCCTACTGGCCTGGGGTCCCTGTGCCACCTCCAGTGGTGTACAGCGACCCGGGGGCAAAGCCCTTCCCAGCTAGTCCTCTCCCCGAGGGGGCCTTGGCTGGAAGCACAGCTTGTGCCAATGTCTCGGCCCCAGTGCCGAGCGGCCACGCACCCTTGGCTTTCACCCCACAGCCCACAAggcccctgccagccagccagcccacctctgctgccccagctctgcagtgcgCTGCTCAGCCCTCGGCCAGGGCAGCTTCCGGCCAGGCCTGCGATCCCAGGAAGCGCAGCCGACCTGTGGGCGAGTCACCTCCCCCCCGGCCTGTGGGgcagcctgctgctccagccccaagggaggcccctgccccccggcctgtggggcagcctgctgctccagccccaagggaggCCCCTACTCCTTGGCCAGCTGGAGAGTCAcccgctgcccagcccctgaggagGGAGCCCCTGGATCCCCTCTCCCCTGgggaggctgcagctccaggaaaGGTTCCGGTGCCCAGCCCTCTGGAGGGGGCCCAGCCGGACTCCAAGGCAGTGGCCCCACGAAAGCCCCAGCCTGACCCGCCGGCCGTgcccaggagagcagcagcagggtcgAGAAGGCGAGAGGAGAGCCAGGCAGCCAAGCTGGTCCCTGCCCGGCGCGGGAGACACCAGTCCCTCGTCAGCCAAGCCCAGGCGGGAGCCAGCAAGGACATGGTGCAGGCCTTCATCAGCGAGATCG GAATTGAAGCCTCTGACCTGTCCAGCCTGCTGGAGCAGTTTGAGAAGACGGAAG CCACCAAGGAGGAGCTGCATGTGCGACGCCCCAGCGACAGGCCAGCAGCGGGGAAAGCAGG GTCCGAGAGCCACCAGGACAGGAGCCCGCTGGACAGCCTGCAGGCCCAGGCTCCGGAGCTGGCCAACGTAGCTG GCCTGACCCCTCCGGCAACgccaccccaccagctgtggAAGCCCCTGGCTGCTGTGTCGCTGCTGGGCAAGGCCAGGAGTTCAGGGGCTGTGCCCCCAGAGGGCAGCCTGCGAAGTGCCAAGCAGAGCAAACTGGGGGGGAagggccctccccccagccacgtGGGCTCCGGAGACCACGACTACTGCGCCCGTGGCACTGCCCAGCCGGAGGAGGGCCCCAGGCTCCCCAGCACACCAGCTGCGCCCGTGCTCGGCTCCCGCTGGAACGTGAAGCATCACCAGGATATCGCCATCAAGCCGccctcctgcctggccccacGGACGCTGGGCTCTGACTCCAGCGAGCCGCTGGATCACCGGACTactgcctggagccaggctgctgcaggcaggagcagcccccccacctcgGTTCTCCTCTCCCCGGCTGCCTCCCCCTGCCGCGATGAGGCGCCGCGGACTCGGGACCTGCAGCCGGCTGTCCAAAGGTCCCTGCGCTGCTACCGGAGACGGGGGCGCTCGCCGAGCCCCCGCGACCGCGCCAGCCGCTCGTTCAGTTCCACCTCCAACGGGGCCAGcacgtcgtcgtcgtcgtcgtcctcctcctcctcctcctcctcccggtcCCGGTCCCGGTCCCGGTCCCCGTCCCCCCCACCAAAGCGGTGGCGAAG CAGGTATCGCTCCAGGCGCTCCCGGAGCTCCCActcctcccgctccagctgcggGTCCTGCGGCCGCTCACGGGACAGGTCATCCTCGGCGTCCACGGCCAGATCCTCCTCGGCGTCCTGCAGCCGGTCGCGCTCCCCGGCCCCCCACAGGAGGAGCGCCCGGCGGAGAAG ATTCGATTACTGCGACCCCCCTGATCGCTGCCAGCGCCAGAAAGTCCTCCACAAGGAACGTGCAATA gaggagaggagagttgTCTTCATCGGCAAGATCCCCAGCAGGATGTCGCGGGCAGAGCTGCGGCACCGCTTCTCCGTCTTCGGGGACATCGAGGAGTGCACCCTCCACTTCCGGGCtgaggg ggacaACTACGGCTTTGTCACCTACCACTCCGCCGAGGAGGCCTTCGCCGCCATTGAGAGCGGCCACAAGCTGCGGCGTCCGGACGAGCAGCCCTTCGACCTGTGCTTCGGGGGCCGCCGCCAGTTCTGCAGGAGGAACTACGCTGACCTGG actccaaccGGGAGGATTTTGACCCTGCCCCTGTGAAGAGCAAGTTCGACTCCCTCGACTTCGACACCTTATTGAAGCAGGCGCAACGCAACCTGCGGAGGTAG
- the PPRC1 gene encoding peroxisome proliferator-activated receptor gamma coactivator-related protein 1 isoform X1, with protein MAALWGAGAAAGSRGPRRGRSGSRSRGGARRGGSGSEPAPAPPPQCCSLEEDESGQHWAPPGSDVIMEADEMLGTMQSYFDSSVISILEDFSSLNESKACLDAPNELSLLTAITEILDSTDDETLSPFDTAMDSELLALPRERESSSFQKFLGLSRPSPERSFPAFEDPWALSGTAAIGKAEPGPLGLPWDCPLNCLEEPAKPKPCPSRRPRAERKLPKPPPQRSDGEEEEAASPGQAAGGAMAGALLESPVELCVVAASEEVAWPDDSEAPCIISTADGSLSELVRSMHPYCLPTRSVGLDPAGEPAPKELLPGPLVLEVVPGSGEHLEIPLVLQQRGPGAWLPAKEAVASECPAEGEDAREPSPPCTVVPEGAPAQGGETEGSGRAPQKEPPRPTQARKSPRGAAPEAQARARPKAQLRESSPAVPAGRRRQGAEKGRGRERARKSRKKQREVLQKGPGPPHRLGSVPLGQPPASQPSPSRAARPSTQVSAFLEQQLEQAKKEGQMELRSARARPRAVASGGALQRKGHPELQKQLEAKGPDLQAAVQDAGAPRPSEHAVPSSGQRLAAVGPGPGEQGEGSASLETSPRNAEEAAPRSPQEAERAEAGAAAWPPKPRALSLTEYRLRMLHRLPGGGQRKEGESQAVSKWPRVPEPPKELADIPCLMAPVGPPPVPPAQPGEMPSTQNGPEKPSSLNVTAPPASQAPAGPAQPRGMPSSQSSAEKPCPPAPPAGPAQPRGMPSSQSGAEKPCPPAPPAGPAQPRGMPSSQSGAEKPCPPAPPAGPAQPVPAPVPLGLKLPFLPPALGSAPAPLLPAATTAYALCPPVPSWPCFGPPPASYPSLPPPPPASGSPSAFHLLPGLPPPAPPLPHFNPGTPCAPLGWPLGPQPPYWPGVPVPPPVVYSDPGAKPFPASPLPEGALAGSTACANVSAPVPSGHAPLAFTPQPTRPLPASQPTSAAPALQCAAQPSARAASGQACDPRKRSRPVGESPPPRPVGQPAAPAPREAPAPRPVGQPAAPAPREAPTPWPAGESPAAQPLRREPLDPLSPGEAAAPGKVPVPSPLEGAQPDSKAVAPRKPQPDPPAVPRRAAAGSRRREESQAAKLVPARRGRHQSLVSQAQAGASKDMVQAFISEIGIEASDLSSLLEQFEKTEATKEELHVRRPSDRPAAGKAGSESHQDRSPLDSLQAQAPELANVAGLTPPATPPHQLWKPLAAVSLLGKARSSGAVPPEGSLRSAKQSKLGGKGPPPSHVGSGDHDYCARGTAQPEEGPRLPSTPAAPVLGSRWNVKHHQDIAIKPPSCLAPRTLGSDSSEPLDHRTTAWSQAAAGRSSPPTSVLLSPAASPCRDEAPRTRDLQPAVQRSLRCYRRRGRSPSPRDRASRSFSSTSNGASTSSSSSSSSSSSSSRSRSRSRSPSPPPKRWRSRYRSRRSRSSHSSRSSCGSCGRSRDRSSSASTARSSSASCSRSRSPAPHRRSARRRRFDYCDPPDRCQRQKVLHKERAIEERRVVFIGKIPSRMSRAELRHRFSVFGDIEECTLHFRAEGDNYGFVTYHSAEEAFAAIESGHKLRRPDEQPFDLCFGGRRQFCRRNYADLDSNREDFDPAPVKSKFDSLDFDTLLKQAQRNLRR; from the exons TGCTGCTCCCTGGAGGAAGATGAGTCCGGCCAGCACTGGGCTCCCCCGGGCAGCGATGTGATCATGGAGGCCGACGAGATGCTGGGCACGATGCAGAGCTACTTCGACTCCTCTGTGATCTCCATCCTTGAGGACTTCAGCTCCCTGAACGAG AGCAAGGCCTGCCTCGACGCCCCAAACGAGCTGTCCTTGCTGACAGCCATCACCGAGATCCTGGACAGCACGGACGACGAGACCTTGTCTCCCTTTGACACGGCCATGGACTCGGAACTGCTGGCATTGCCCCGTGAGCGGGAGAGTTCTTCG TTTCAGAAGTTCCTCGGCTTGTCCCGGCCCTCCCCTGAGCGCAGCTTTCCTGCCTTCGAGGATCCGTGGGCCCTCAGCGGCACGGCTGCCATCGGAAAG GCGGAGCCGGGCCCCTTGGGTCTGCCCTGGGACTGTCCACTAAACTGCCTGGAAGAGCCAGCCAAGCCAAAGCCCTGCCCCAGTCGAAGGCCGCGGGCTGAGCGCAAGCTCCCCAAGCCCCCACCACAGCGCAgcgatggggaggaggaggaggcggccagcccagggcaggccGCTGGCGGGGCGATGGCTGGGGCCCTGCTGGAGAGCCCGGTGGAGTTGTGTGTGGTGGCTGCGAGCGAGGAGGTAGCCTGGCCAGACGACAGCGAGGCTCCCTGCATCATTAGCACGGCAGACGGGTCGCTCAGCGAGCTGGTGAGGTCCATGCACCCGTACTGCCTGCCCACGCGCTCGGTGGGCCTGGACCCGGCCGGTGAGCCGGCGCCGAAGGAGCTCTTACCTGGCCCGCTTGTGCTGGAGGTCGTGCCGGGCTCAGGCGAGCACTTGGAGATcccactggtcctgcagcagcGGGGCCCAGGAGCCTGGCTTCCAGCGAAAGAGGCAGTGGCCAGCGAGTGCCCAGCCGAGGGGGAAGATGCCCGGGAGCCGTCGCCTCCATGCACCGTGGTGCCGGAGGGAGCTCCTGCCCAGGGGGGTGAGACTGAGGGCTCCGGCAGGGCCCCCCAAAAGGAGCCTCCCCGTCCGACCCAGGCCAGAAAGTCCCCCCGAGGGGCAGCCCCCGAAGCACAGGCCAGAGCGAGGCCCAAAGCCCAGCTCCGGGAGAGCAGCCCAGCGGTGCCGGCAGGCAGGAGGCGCCAGGGCGCTGAGAAGGGCCGCGGACGCGAGCGGGCCAGGAAAAGCCGGAAAAAGCAGAGAGAGGTGCTGCAGAAGGGCCCAGGCCCGCCCCACAGGCTTGGCTCCGTGCCCTTGGGGCAgccgccagccagccagccctcccccagccgggccgCTCGGCCCTCCACGCAGGTGTCCGccttcctggagcagcagctggagcaggctaAGAAGGAGGGGCAGATGGAGCTGCGATCGGCCAGAGCGAGGCCTAGGGCGGTGGCCTCGGGGGGCGCCCTGCAGAGGAAGGGTCACCCtgagctgcagaagcagctggaGGCCAAAGGGCCCGAcctgcaggcagctgtgcaggACGCTGGGGCCCCAAGGCCCTCAGAACATGCTGTGCCCAGCTccgggcagcggctggctgctgtgggacccggccctggggagcagggcgaGGGGAGCGCCAGCCTGGAGACCAGCCCCCGCAATGCCGAGGAGGCAGCTCCCCGGAGCCCACAGGAAGCAGAGCGGGCTGAGGCGGGAGCTGCTGCTTGGCCGCCCAAGCCCAGGGCGCTCAGCCTGACGGAGTACCGGCTGCGGATGCTGCACCGCCTGCCTGGCGGGGGCCAGAGGAAGGAGGGGGAGTCGCAGGCAGTCAGCAAGTGGCCCAGAGTTCCCGAGCCCCCCAAAGAGCTGGCGGATATCCCCTGCCTGATGGCACCTGTGGGCCCCCCACCcgtgccccctgcccagcccgggGAGATGCCCAGCACCCAGAACGGCCCAGAGAAACCCTCCAGCTTGAATGtcactgctcctccagccagccaggcaccagcagggcctgcccagcccagggggatgcccagctcccagaGCAGTGCAGAGAAACCCTGCCcgcctgctcctccagccgggcctgcccagcccagggggatgcccagctcccagaGCGGTGCAGAGAAACCCTGCCcgcctgctcctccagccgggcctgcccagcccagggggatgcccagctcccagaGCGGTGCAGAGAAACCCTGCCcgcctgctcctccagccgggcctGCCCAGCCTGTACCAGCTCCGGTGCCGCTGGGACTCAAGCTGCCTTTCCTCCCGCCTGCCCTGGGGTCAGCTCCTGCaccgctcctgccagctgccaccactgcctatGCCCTGTGCCCACCAGTGCCTTCCTGGCCTTGCTTTGGCCCCCCGCCTGCCAGCTACCCCAGTCTGCCTCCACCACCGCCTGCCAGCGGGTCACCCAGCGCCTTTCACCTGCTGCctggcctgccccctcctgcaccaccccttccccacttcaACCCAGGCACGCCGTGTGCCCCTCTGGGCTGGCCCCTGGGCCCCCAGCCTCCCTACTGGCCTGGGGTCCCTGTGCCACCTCCAGTGGTGTACAGCGACCCGGGGGCAAAGCCCTTCCCAGCTAGTCCTCTCCCCGAGGGGGCCTTGGCTGGAAGCACAGCTTGTGCCAATGTCTCGGCCCCAGTGCCGAGCGGCCACGCACCCTTGGCTTTCACCCCACAGCCCACAAggcccctgccagccagccagcccacctctgctgccccagctctgcagtgcgCTGCTCAGCCCTCGGCCAGGGCAGCTTCCGGCCAGGCCTGCGATCCCAGGAAGCGCAGCCGACCTGTGGGCGAGTCACCTCCCCCCCGGCCTGTGGGgcagcctgctgctccagccccaagggaggcccctgccccccggcctgtggggcagcctgctgctccagccccaagggaggCCCCTACTCCTTGGCCAGCTGGAGAGTCAcccgctgcccagcccctgaggagGGAGCCCCTGGATCCCCTCTCCCCTGgggaggctgcagctccaggaaaGGTTCCGGTGCCCAGCCCTCTGGAGGGGGCCCAGCCGGACTCCAAGGCAGTGGCCCCACGAAAGCCCCAGCCTGACCCGCCGGCCGTgcccaggagagcagcagcagggtcgAGAAGGCGAGAGGAGAGCCAGGCAGCCAAGCTGGTCCCTGCCCGGCGCGGGAGACACCAGTCCCTCGTCAGCCAAGCCCAGGCGGGAGCCAGCAAGGACATGGTGCAGGCCTTCATCAGCGAGATCG GAATTGAAGCCTCTGACCTGTCCAGCCTGCTGGAGCAGTTTGAGAAGACGGAAG CCACCAAGGAGGAGCTGCATGTGCGACGCCCCAGCGACAGGCCAGCAGCGGGGAAAGCAGG GTCCGAGAGCCACCAGGACAGGAGCCCGCTGGACAGCCTGCAGGCCCAGGCTCCGGAGCTGGCCAACGTAGCTG GCCTGACCCCTCCGGCAACgccaccccaccagctgtggAAGCCCCTGGCTGCTGTGTCGCTGCTGGGCAAGGCCAGGAGTTCAGGGGCTGTGCCCCCAGAGGGCAGCCTGCGAAGTGCCAAGCAGAGCAAACTGGGGGGGAagggccctccccccagccacgtGGGCTCCGGAGACCACGACTACTGCGCCCGTGGCACTGCCCAGCCGGAGGAGGGCCCCAGGCTCCCCAGCACACCAGCTGCGCCCGTGCTCGGCTCCCGCTGGAACGTGAAGCATCACCAGGATATCGCCATCAAGCCGccctcctgcctggccccacGGACGCTGGGCTCTGACTCCAGCGAGCCGCTGGATCACCGGACTactgcctggagccaggctgctgcaggcaggagcagcccccccacctcgGTTCTCCTCTCCCCGGCTGCCTCCCCCTGCCGCGATGAGGCGCCGCGGACTCGGGACCTGCAGCCGGCTGTCCAAAGGTCCCTGCGCTGCTACCGGAGACGGGGGCGCTCGCCGAGCCCCCGCGACCGCGCCAGCCGCTCGTTCAGTTCCACCTCCAACGGGGCCAGcacgtcgtcgtcgtcgtcgtcctcctcctcctcctcctcctcccggtcCCGGTCCCGGTCCCGGTCCCCGTCCCCCCCACCAAAGCGGTGGCGAAG CAGGTATCGCTCCAGGCGCTCCCGGAGCTCCCActcctcccgctccagctgcggGTCCTGCGGCCGCTCACGGGACAGGTCATCCTCGGCGTCCACGGCCAGATCCTCCTCGGCGTCCTGCAGCCGGTCGCGCTCCCCGGCCCCCCACAGGAGGAGCGCCCGGCGGAGAAG ATTCGATTACTGCGACCCCCCTGATCGCTGCCAGCGCCAGAAAGTCCTCCACAAGGAACGTGCAATA gaggagaggagagttgTCTTCATCGGCAAGATCCCCAGCAGGATGTCGCGGGCAGAGCTGCGGCACCGCTTCTCCGTCTTCGGGGACATCGAGGAGTGCACCCTCCACTTCCGGGCtgaggg ggacaACTACGGCTTTGTCACCTACCACTCCGCCGAGGAGGCCTTCGCCGCCATTGAGAGCGGCCACAAGCTGCGGCGTCCGGACGAGCAGCCCTTCGACCTGTGCTTCGGGGGCCGCCGCCAGTTCTGCAGGAGGAACTACGCTGACCTGG actccaaccGGGAGGATTTTGACCCTGCCCCTGTGAAGAGCAAGTTCGACTCCCTCGACTTCGACACCTTATTGAAGCAGGCGCAACGCAACCTGCGGAGGTAG